A single window of Nicotiana sylvestris chromosome 5, ASM39365v2, whole genome shotgun sequence DNA harbors:
- the LOC138868525 gene encoding uncharacterized protein: MVLICHRDASALFDPGSTYSYVSSYFALYLDISRDPLSSVYVSMLVGDSIIVEHVYRSCLVIIGGFEASIDLLLLNMVDFDVILGIDWLSAYHVILYCHAKTVTLAMSAFVRDVSANTPTVESVPIVRDFPDVFPADLLGMPPDRYMHSSYFYPTLSYGASRVEGFKGTTARVAL; the protein is encoded by the exons ATGGTTCTGATTTGTCATAGGGATGCATCAGccttatttgatccgggatccacttattcatatgtgtcatcttactttgctctGTATTTGGATATATCTCGTGACCCTTTGAGTTCtgtttatgtgtccatgcttgtgggagattctattattgtggaaCATGTGTATCGATCGTGTTTAGTTATTATTGGTGGTTTTGAGGCCAGCATTGATCTATTGCTGCTCaatatggttgactttgatgtgatCTTAGGCATAGACTGGTTGTCTGCCTATCATGTTATTCTgtattgtcatgccaagactgtgacactGGCTATGTCAG cctttgtgagagatgtcagtgctAATACACCTACTGTTGAGTCGGTTCCTATAGTAAGAGATTTCCCAGATGTATTTCCAGCAGATCTTCtgggcatgccacctgatagatATATGCACTCATCCTATTTCTATCCCACCCTATCATATGGagccagcagagttgaaggattTAAAGGAACAACTGCAAGAGTTGCTTTATAA